From a single Glycine soja cultivar W05 chromosome 19, ASM419377v2, whole genome shotgun sequence genomic region:
- the LOC114399069 gene encoding sigma factor binding protein 1, chloroplastic-like, protein MDTIRTTTITRVQQTTPTKKTKPKKKNSPHPVKVVYISNPMKIKTSASEFRALVQELTGQDAESPPDPSRFHGHHPDSSSSVENVENIEEEEEEDNIHRVNCVVPPMTATDEISLLIGCCNQNGQHQPSSMESNNFQLLDDDDVFTPQMIENISALLPASVFYESPHLNHW, encoded by the coding sequence ATGGATACCATTCGTACCACCACCATCACCCGCGTGCAACAAACAACCCCAACAAAGAAAACCAAGCCCAAGAAGAAGAACTCACCCCACCCAGTGAAGGTAGTCTACATATCCAACCCCATGAAGATCAAGACCAGCGCCTCCGAGTTTAGGGCTTTGGTGCAAGAGCTCACCGGCCAGGACGCCGAGTCCCCACCAGATCCCTCTCGCTTCCACGGCCATCACCCCGATTCCTCCTCCTCCGTCGAGAATGTCGAGAATATcgaagaggaggaggaagaggataATATTCACCGTGTGAATTGTGTTGTCCCTCCTATGACAGCAACCGATGAGATCAGTCTTCTCATCGGCTGCTGCAACCAGAACGGACAACATCAGCCTTCCTCAATGGAGAGTAATAATTTCCAGCTGCTGGACGACGATGACGTTTTCACGCCCCAGATGATTGAGAACATCTCTGCCCTGCTCCCAGCAAGTGTATTCTATGAATCCCCTCATCTTAATCACTGGTGA